In the Loxodonta africana isolate mLoxAfr1 chromosome 1, mLoxAfr1.hap2, whole genome shotgun sequence genome, one interval contains:
- the HCLS1 gene encoding hematopoietic lineage cell-specific protein: MWKSVVGHDVSVSVETQGDDWDTDPDFVNDISEKEQRWGAKTIEGSGRTEHINIHQLRNKVSEEHGILKKKEMESGPKASHGYGGRFGVERDRMDKSAVGHEYVAEVEKHSSQTDAARGFGGKYGVERDRADKSAVGFDYKGEVEKHTSQKDYSHGFGGRYGVEKDKQDKAALGYDYKGETEKHESQKDYSRGFGGRYGVEKDKQDKAALGYDYKGETEKHESQKDYSRGFGGRYGVEKDKQDKAALGYDYKGETEKHESQKDYAKGFGGQYGIQKDRVDKSAVGFNEMEAPTTAYKKTTPIEAASSGARGLKAKFESMAEEKKKQEEEEKAKQMARQQQERKAVVKMSREAQQPERPVEEPEVPAPLPKKISSEAWPPAGSCPSPEPEPVRTSRNLPMPSLPTRQNPLEDDEEPPALPPRTPEVLQLEEEPIYEAEPEPEPENDYEDVENMGRPGQDDDIQGDYEDAENIVRPEQNDDAEGDYEDILEPGDPSFSPTLAGSSGCPAGAMGISAVALYDYQGEGSDEISFDPDDIITDIEMVDEGWWRGRCHGHFGLFPANYVKLLE, translated from the exons ATGTGGAAGTCTGTAGTGGGGCACGATGTATCTGTCTCTGTGGAGACCCAAGGGGATGACTGGGACACCGACCCTGACTTTGTG AATGACATCTCTGAGAAGGAGCAACGGTGGGGAGCCAAGACCATCGAAGGTTCTGGGCGCACAGAACACATCAA CATCCACCAGCTGAGGAACAAAGTGTCAGAAGAACATGGCATTCTCAAGAAGAAGGAGATGGAATCGGGGCCCAAAGCATCGCATGGTTACGGAGGCCGGTTTGGGGTAGAAAGAGACCGAATGGACAAG AGTGCTGTGGGCCATGAGTATGTTGCTGAGGTGGAGAAACACTCTTCTCAGACTGATGCTGCCAGAGGCTTCGGGGGCAAATACGGAGTTGAGAGAGACAGGGCAGACAAG TCAGCGGTTGGCTTTGATTACAAAGGAGAAGTGGAGAAGCACACATCTCAGAAAG ATTACTCCCATGGCTTCGGTGGCCGTTATGGGGTGGAGAAGGATAAACAGGACAAGGCAGCCCTGGGGTATGACTACAAGGGAGAGACGGAGAAGCACGAGTCCCAGAAAG ATTACTCCCGTGGCTTCGGTGGCCGTTATGGGGTGGAGAAGGATAAACAGGACAAGGCAGCCCTGGGGTATGACTACAAGGGAGAGACGGAGAAGCACGAGTCCCAGAAAG ATTACTCCCGTGGCTTCGGTGGCCGTTATGGGGTGGAGAAAGATAAACAGGACAAGGCAGCCCTGGGGTATGACTACAAGGGAGAGACGGAGAAGCACGAGTCCCAGAAAG ATTATGCCAAGGGCTTTGGTGGCCAGTATGGGATCCAGAAGGACCGAGTAGATAAG AGTGCTGTTGGCTTCAATGAAATGGAGGCCCCAACCACTGCTTATAAGAAGACGACGCCCATAGAGGCTG CTTCCAGTGGTGCCCGTGGACTGAAGGCAAAATTTGAGTCCATGGCTGAGGAGaaaaagaagcaggaagaagaggagaaggcaaagcagatggccaggcaaCAACAGGAGCGAAAGGCTGTGGTAAAGATGAGCCGCGAGGCTCAGCAGCCAGAGAGGCCTGTGGAAGAACCAGAGGTGCCGGCCCCATTGCCCAAGAAAATCTCCTCAGAG GCTTGGCCTCCAGCAGGAAGTTGTCCATCTCCAGAGCCTGAGCCTGTAAGAACCAGCAGGAACCTCCCAATGCCATCCCTACCCACAAGGCAGAATCCCCTTGAG GATGATGAGGAGCCCCCAGCTCTGCCCCCCAGGACTCCAGAGGTCCTCCAGCTGGAGGAAGAGCCAATTTATGAAGCCGAGCCTGAGCCTGAGCCCGAGAATGACTATGAGGATGTTGAGAACATGGGCAGGCCTGGGCAGGATGACGACATACAGGGAGACTATGAGGATGCTGAGAACATTGTCAGGCCTGAGCAGAATGATGATGCAGAGGGGGACTATGAGGACATACTTGAGCCTGGGGATCCCTCTTTTTCCCCCACCCTTGCTG GATCGTCAGGATGCCCGGCTGGGGCTATGGGGATCTCAGCTGTCGCCCTGTATGATTACCAAGGAG